One window from the genome of Palaemon carinicauda isolate YSFRI2023 chromosome 24, ASM3689809v2, whole genome shotgun sequence encodes:
- the LOC137618331 gene encoding uncharacterized protein produces the protein MSSCSTAVQLTWQQFICSASQMSGSSTAVQLSRQLFICRSSHMSSSSIAVQRTWQLFICSASKMSSSLTAEQLSRQLFIFSASRMSSSSTAVQRTWLLFIHSAAHVSSLSTAVQLMWQPFNHSASHVSSSSTAVQLTWQLFIHSASHVSSSSIAVQLTWQLFIHSASNMSSSSTAGQLMWQLFICSTSQMHSFSTAVQLSRQLFICSASRMSSPSIARQRTWQHFICSKSQISSFLTVMQLTLKLISCSASHMSSSPTAVQPTGQLFYLQRITQE, from the coding sequence ATGAGTAGCTGTTCAACAGCAGTGCAACTCACGTGGCAACAATTTATCTGCAGCGCATCACAAATGAGTGGCTCTTCAACTGCAGTGCAACTTTCAAGGCAGCTCTTTATTTGCAGGTCATCACACATGAGTAGCTCTTCAATTGCAGTGCAGCGTACGTGGCAACTCTTTATCTGCAGTGCATCAAAAATGAGTAGCTCTTTAACTGCAGAGCAACTTTCAAGGCAGCTCTTTATTTTCAGCGCATCACGTATGAGTAGCTCTTCAACTGCAGTGCAACGTACATGGCTGCTCTTTATCCACAGCGCAGCACACGTGAGTAGCTTATCAACTGCAGTGCAGCTTATGTGGCAGCCTTTTAACCACAGCGCATCACACGTGAGTAGCTCTTCAACTGCAGTGCAGCTTACGTGGCAGCTCTTTATCCATAGTGCATCAcacgtgagtagctcttcaattgcCGTGCAGCTTACGTGGCAGCTCTTTATCCACAGCGCATCAAACATGAGTAGCTCTTCAACAGCAGGGCAACTCATGTGGCAGCTCTTTATCTGCAGCACATCACAAATGCATAGCTTTTCAACTGCAGTGCAACTTTCAAGGCAGCTCTTTATTTGCAGCGCATCACGCATGAGTAGCCCTTCAATTGCAAGGCAACGTACATGGCAGCATTTTATCTGCAGTAAATCACAAATAAGTAGCTTTTTAACTGTGATGCAACTTACGTTGAAGCTTATTAGTTGCAGCGCATCACACATGAGTAGCTCTCCAACTGCTGTGCAACCTACAGGGCAGCTCTTTTATTTGCAGCGCATCACACAAGAGTAG